A stretch of Clostridium sp. BJN0001 DNA encodes these proteins:
- a CDS encoding CotS family spore coat protein has product MDNAFLNSDIINNILKDYGIINSKISVIKFKNTDKQRIIYKISDEQKNKVYCLKKVYYGLPDLLYVYSACEWLNKNKFRVPVFIKQCNNRRFVNYNNMYFFLTEWFSGSKCSFDNFTHIIISSKTLAKIHKMSKNFSAIKGSSERNGFENVYISSLKHFSDLKKALSISKENAGLFSESYKKSYKINETLAMLSVKIASTINFNNLSSSLCHGDYVNKNILFPKDLNPCIIDFDKCKKDYCSKDLGYFMRRLLRRDKSLWDPLLAFETIIAYTDINILNSDDLKYLISYLAFPQKFWRITKNFYANKSDIEETRAAAYILEESFKAKKAIEFIVSIITLIKNEYNISIL; this is encoded by the coding sequence ATGGATAATGCTTTTCTTAATTCAGATATAATAAATAATATCTTAAAAGACTATGGAATAATTAATAGCAAAATATCAGTAATAAAATTTAAAAATACTGATAAGCAGAGAATAATTTATAAAATTAGTGATGAACAAAAGAATAAAGTATACTGTTTAAAAAAAGTTTATTATGGACTTCCTGACCTTCTATATGTATATTCAGCTTGTGAATGGCTTAATAAAAATAAATTCAGAGTTCCTGTTTTTATAAAGCAATGTAATAACAGACGATTTGTAAATTATAACAATATGTACTTTTTCTTAACTGAATGGTTTAGTGGTTCAAAATGTTCGTTTGATAACTTTACTCATATAATAATATCGTCAAAAACCCTTGCCAAAATTCATAAAATGTCTAAAAACTTTTCTGCAATCAAAGGAAGTTCAGAAAGAAATGGTTTTGAAAATGTTTATATTTCATCTTTAAAGCATTTTTCTGATTTAAAAAAGGCCCTCTCTATTTCAAAAGAAAATGCTGGACTATTTTCTGAATCATATAAAAAATCTTACAAAATCAATGAAACGTTAGCAATGCTTTCAGTTAAAATAGCATCAACTATTAATTTTAATAATCTTTCATCTTCACTATGTCATGGGGATTATGTAAATAAAAACATTCTTTTTCCAAAAGACTTGAATCCGTGTATTATAGATTTTGACAAATGTAAAAAAGATTACTGTTCAAAAGATCTAGGATATTTTATGAGAAGACTTTTAAGGCGTGACAAATCGTTATGGGATCCTCTTCTTGCATTTGAAACAATCATTGCATATACAGATATAAACATACTAAACTCAGATGATCTAAAATATCTTATATCATATTTAGCTTTTCCACAAAAATTTTGGAGAATAACTAAAAATTTTTACGCAAATAAAAGTGATATTGAAGAAACAAGAGCTGCTGCATATATTCTAGAGGAATCTTTCAAAGCTAAAAAAGCTATAGAATTTATTGTTTCCATAATAACATTAATTAAAAATGAATATAACATATCTATATTATAA
- the dnaG gene encoding DNA primase — protein MQIPEELIEQIKEQNNIVDIISEDIHLKKTGKNYFGLCPFHNDKSPSLSVSEDKQIYKCFSCGEAGNVITFIMKYKKMSFIEALKYLADKVGISFDLGYKEDKELINKKNTILKINVESARFYFRNLQKFKKAKDYFLNRGIREETIRRFGLGYAPMSFNALLNYLRRKGYKNDILIESGVISNNPEKKTIYDRFRDRVIFPVFNVKGQVIGFGGRVFDNSKPKYLNSPETIVFDKGVNLYGLNFSIKNGLKDDYIIIVEGYMDLISLHQAGITNSVASLGTALTENQSKLLKRYVSKVIISYDADAAGQKATLRGLEILRNSGFDVRVLKVPEGKDPDEFVRKNGRDAFLKLAKNAVSLIEYRINKASYDLNLKNDRDLIKYGERITEILADLNPVEKDVYVKKISEKTSIKEQALYDLLSQVMKKKLKSNNSMNKEEYYGTKLYIEPAYIKAERGIIKLILDHKIDTESVIRKIYGNTLISNIHQKIFELAKKALKSEEDDVYKYIENRCTDIETSKEWVKIKDTYYKEQDFERLLSDFLKEINNYKIKSKADSLIKKQKELQREGKIDDLIEITRELVELRRKL, from the coding sequence TTGCAAATACCAGAAGAATTAATAGAACAAATCAAAGAACAAAATAATATAGTTGATATTATTTCGGAAGATATACATCTTAAAAAGACAGGGAAAAATTATTTTGGATTATGTCCATTTCATAATGACAAAAGCCCATCTTTAAGCGTTTCGGAAGATAAACAGATTTATAAATGTTTTTCGTGTGGTGAAGCTGGAAATGTTATTACATTTATAATGAAATATAAAAAGATGTCTTTTATTGAGGCTTTAAAATATCTTGCTGACAAGGTAGGAATATCATTTGATTTAGGATATAAAGAAGATAAAGAACTTATAAATAAGAAAAATACAATTCTTAAAATTAATGTTGAATCGGCACGATTTTATTTTAGAAATCTTCAAAAATTTAAAAAAGCAAAAGATTATTTTTTGAATAGGGGCATAAGAGAGGAAACTATAAGACGATTTGGACTCGGATATGCACCAATGAGCTTTAATGCTCTTTTAAATTATTTGAGAAGAAAAGGCTATAAGAATGACATTCTTATAGAGTCGGGAGTTATTTCTAATAATCCAGAAAAGAAAACAATATACGATCGATTTAGAGATAGAGTTATTTTCCCAGTTTTTAATGTAAAAGGTCAGGTTATAGGGTTTGGTGGAAGAGTATTTGATAATTCTAAACCTAAATATTTAAATTCACCAGAAACAATAGTATTTGATAAAGGCGTTAATTTATATGGACTTAATTTTTCAATAAAAAATGGACTTAAAGACGATTATATTATTATTGTTGAAGGGTATATGGATTTAATTTCACTCCATCAGGCAGGCATAACAAATTCAGTAGCCTCTTTAGGAACTGCACTTACAGAAAACCAATCTAAGCTTTTAAAAAGATATGTTTCAAAAGTTATTATTTCATATGATGCTGATGCAGCAGGGCAAAAAGCAACACTTAGAGGTCTTGAAATTTTAAGAAATTCTGGTTTTGATGTAAGAGTCCTAAAAGTACCAGAGGGCAAAGATCCTGATGAGTTTGTAAGAAAAAATGGAAGAGATGCATTCTTAAAACTTGCTAAAAATGCAGTCTCTTTAATTGAGTACAGAATTAATAAGGCATCTTATGATCTTAATCTTAAAAATGACAGAGACCTTATAAAATATGGAGAAAGAATTACGGAAATACTCGCTGACTTAAATCCGGTAGAAAAAGATGTATATGTTAAAAAAATCTCCGAAAAAACATCTATAAAAGAACAGGCACTTTATGATCTTTTATCACAGGTTATGAAAAAAAAATTAAAAAGTAATAATTCGATGAATAAAGAGGAATATTATGGAACAAAATTATATATAGAGCCAGCATACATAAAAGCTGAAAGAGGAATAATAAAATTAATTTTAGACCATAAAATAGATACAGAGTCTGTAATTCGAAAAATATATGGTAATACTTTAATATCAAATATCCATCAAAAGATTTTTGAATTAGCAAAAAAGGCGTTAAAAAGTGAAGAAGATGATGTTTACAAATATATTGAAAATAGATGTACAGATATAGAAACATCTAAAGAGTGGGTAAAGATAAAGGATACTTATTATAAAGAACAGGATTTTGAGAGGCTTTTATCTGATTTTCTAAAGGAAATTAATAATTATAAAATTAAATCAAAGGCAGATTCTTTGATAAAAAAGCAGAAAGAACTGCAAAGAGAAGGGAAAATTGATGATTTGATTGAAATTACAAGAGAACTTGTTGAGCTAAGAAGAAAGTTATAG
- a CDS encoding TIGR04086 family membrane protein yields the protein MKNKFIISVSKGIASSIFICAISIFFLSAVMSKFTIKVGILNAVYVIISLLSLTLGAVIAARNNNNKGWMTGLVVAIGYYIMIFLISAFLYRSIEFGSMEIIKLFGSIAVGILAGMLGINTK from the coding sequence ATGAAAAATAAATTTATAATATCAGTTTCTAAAGGAATTGCAAGTTCTATATTTATATGTGCTATATCTATTTTTTTTCTTTCAGCAGTTATGTCTAAATTTACTATAAAAGTAGGTATATTAAATGCGGTTTATGTCATAATTTCATTACTTAGTTTAACTCTTGGAGCTGTTATTGCGGCTAGAAATAATAACAATAAAGGCTGGATGACAGGGCTTGTAGTTGCTATTGGGTATTATATAATGATTTTTTTGATTTCAGCATTTTTGTATCGTTCTATAGAATTTGGATCCATGGAAATAATAAAATTATTTGGAAGTATTGCAGTCGGAATACTTGCAGGAATGCTTGGAATAAATACAAAATAA
- the queA gene encoding tRNA preQ1(34) S-adenosylmethionine ribosyltransferase-isomerase QueA has protein sequence MDVKEFDYYLPEELIAQHPLKERDASRLMVLDKDTGNIEHKIFHDIIDYLNPNDTLVLNNTRVMPARLIGHKEVTGGKIEFLLLKRENGDDWDCLAKPGKYAKEGKKFTFGDGLLEAEVIKVKPDGNRTVRFYYKGIFEEVLDKLGEMPLPPYIHEKLEDKEMYQTVYSKEKGSAAAPTAGLHFTKELLQKIKDKGVNVTYLTLHVGLGTFRPVKVENVEDHQMHSEYYHLSQETADIVNKTKERGNKVVAVGTTSVRTLESVADENGHLKEQGGWTSIFIYPGYKYKVVDRLITNFHLPQSTLVMLVSALAGKDKIMNAYKEAVNEKYRFFSFGDAMFIK, from the coding sequence ATGGATGTAAAAGAATTTGATTATTATTTACCAGAGGAACTTATAGCACAACATCCTTTAAAAGAAAGAGATGCTTCTAGACTTATGGTATTAGACAAAGATACAGGAAATATTGAACATAAAATATTTCATGATATAATAGATTATTTAAATCCTAATGATACTTTAGTTTTAAATAATACAAGAGTAATGCCTGCAAGACTTATAGGACATAAAGAGGTAACTGGAGGGAAAATAGAATTTCTTCTACTAAAAAGGGAAAATGGTGATGATTGGGACTGCCTAGCTAAACCAGGTAAATACGCTAAAGAAGGAAAGAAATTTACATTTGGAGACGGACTTTTAGAAGCTGAAGTTATAAAAGTAAAACCTGATGGAAATAGAACTGTAAGATTTTATTATAAAGGTATATTTGAAGAAGTTTTAGATAAGCTTGGAGAAATGCCTCTTCCACCATATATACATGAAAAGTTAGAAGATAAAGAGATGTATCAGACAGTTTACTCAAAAGAAAAGGGATCTGCTGCAGCACCTACTGCAGGACTTCATTTCACAAAAGAACTTTTGCAGAAAATAAAAGATAAAGGCGTTAATGTTACATATCTTACACTTCATGTAGGACTTGGTACATTTAGACCAGTTAAAGTAGAGAATGTAGAAGATCATCAAATGCATTCTGAATATTATCATTTAAGTCAGGAAACAGCAGATATAGTAAACAAGACAAAAGAAAGAGGAAATAAAGTTGTAGCTGTTGGAACTACTTCTGTAAGAACACTTGAAAGTGTTGCAGATGAAAATGGACATTTAAAAGAGCAAGGTGGATGGACTAGTATATTTATTTATCCTGGATACAAATATAAAGTTGTTGATAGACTTATTACGAATTTCCATCTTCCACAATCTACACTTGTAATGCTTGTTTCAGCACTTGCAGGGAAAGATAAAATAATGAATGCATATAAAGAAGCTGTTAATGAAAAATACAGATTTTTCTCATTTGGAGATGCAATGTTTATAAAATAA
- the ruvA gene encoding Holliday junction branch migration protein RuvA — protein sequence MYEYIKGIYAGINEDYVIIECNNIGYRIYTSGITISNLPDLNSQIVLYVEQIVREDFIGLYGFLTKEELNMFNLLRSINGVGAKAALSLLSINKVDSLKSAIVCSDSKYLLKATGIGKKIAARIVLELKDKIDTKDVLRLSKDDTSKINDDTKIKEALGALLSLGYSEKEAKNALKAVNTDDILENIIKNALRALVG from the coding sequence ATGTATGAGTATATAAAAGGCATTTATGCAGGAATAAATGAAGATTATGTAATAATTGAGTGTAATAATATAGGATATAGGATATATACATCAGGGATTACAATATCAAATCTTCCTGATTTAAATAGTCAGATAGTATTATATGTTGAACAGATTGTTCGTGAAGATTTTATAGGTCTTTATGGATTTTTGACAAAAGAAGAACTTAATATGTTTAATCTTTTAAGATCAATAAATGGAGTTGGTGCTAAAGCGGCATTATCTCTCTTATCTATAAATAAAGTAGACAGCTTAAAGTCTGCAATAGTATGTAGTGATTCTAAATATCTGTTAAAAGCAACTGGTATAGGAAAAAAAATAGCTGCAAGAATTGTTCTTGAACTTAAAGATAAAATAGATACAAAAGATGTTTTAAGGTTATCAAAAGATGATACAAGTAAAATAAATGATGATACGAAGATTAAAGAAGCATTAGGAGCATTATTATCTTTGGGATATAGTGAAAAAGAAGCTAAAAATGCTCTTAAAGCTGTTAATACAGATGATATATTAGAGAATATTATAAAAAATGCGTTAAGAGCTTTAGTCGGATAG
- the yajC gene encoding preprotein translocase subunit YajC: MQNISAILMSYVLPLALVFAVFYFLVMLPDKKRRKKYDEMLSSLKVDSNVVTRGGIIGKITYVDDKTVTLETSPAKTKIKVQKNGIAHILAKEE; encoded by the coding sequence ATGCAAAATATTTCAGCTATACTTATGAGCTATGTATTACCACTAGCATTAGTATTTGCGGTATTCTATTTTTTAGTAATGCTACCAGATAAAAAGAGAAGAAAAAAATATGATGAAATGCTATCTTCTTTAAAAGTAGATAGTAATGTAGTAACAAGAGGCGGAATTATTGGTAAAATAACATACGTTGATGATAAAACTGTTACACTAGAAACTAGTCCTGCTAAAACAAAAATTAAAGTTCAAAAAAATGGAATTGCACATATATTAGCAAAAGAAGAATAA
- the rpoD gene encoding RNA polymerase sigma factor RpoD: MEQKTKSKANSKMDKNKKMNMIRELISKGKKQGSLTYKEIMEALDHIDLTAEQIEKIYEVLEAAEVEIVGENQEHQEEEEIDLSVPEGVAIDDPVRMYLKEIGKVPLLSSEEEIKYAKEIEDGSERSKKKLAEANLRLVVSIAKRYVGRGMLFLDLIQEGNLGLIKAVEKFDYRKGYKFSTYATWWIRQAITRAIADQARTIRIPVHMVETINKLIRVQRQLLQELGRDPFPEEISKIMDLPVDKVREIQKIAQEPVSLETPIGEEEDSHLGDFIPDDEAPAPAEAAAFTMLKEQLINVLDTLTPREEKVLRLRFGLDDGRARTLEEVGKEFNVTRERIRQIEAKALRKLRHPSRSKKLKDYLD; encoded by the coding sequence ATGGAACAAAAAACAAAATCTAAAGCAAATAGTAAAATGGATAAAAATAAAAAAATGAATATGATAAGAGAGCTAATTAGTAAAGGTAAGAAGCAAGGATCTTTAACATATAAAGAAATAATGGAAGCACTTGATCATATAGATTTAACTGCTGAGCAGATTGAAAAAATTTATGAAGTACTTGAAGCAGCCGAGGTAGAAATAGTGGGTGAAAATCAGGAACATCAAGAAGAGGAAGAAATTGATCTTTCTGTGCCAGAAGGAGTTGCGATAGATGATCCTGTAAGAATGTATCTTAAAGAAATAGGAAAAGTGCCATTATTATCATCTGAAGAGGAAATAAAATATGCTAAAGAAATAGAAGATGGTAGTGAACGATCAAAGAAAAAACTTGCAGAAGCTAATTTAAGACTTGTTGTAAGTATTGCAAAAAGATATGTTGGAAGAGGAATGCTTTTCTTAGATTTAATTCAAGAAGGTAATTTAGGACTTATAAAAGCAGTAGAAAAGTTTGATTATAGAAAAGGATATAAATTTTCAACTTATGCAACATGGTGGATAAGGCAAGCAATAACAAGAGCCATAGCAGATCAGGCAAGAACTATAAGAATACCTGTTCATATGGTTGAAACAATAAATAAACTTATAAGAGTTCAACGTCAACTTCTTCAAGAGCTTGGAAGAGATCCATTTCCAGAAGAAATATCAAAAATTATGGACCTTCCAGTAGATAAAGTTCGTGAAATACAAAAAATTGCACAAGAGCCAGTATCTTTAGAAACTCCTATAGGAGAGGAAGAAGATTCTCATTTGGGAGATTTTATACCAGATGATGAAGCACCAGCACCAGCTGAAGCTGCTGCATTTACAATGCTTAAAGAACAGCTTATAAATGTTTTAGACACATTAACTCCAAGAGAAGAAAAAGTATTGAGATTAAGATTTGGATTAGATGATGGAAGAGCTAGAACACTTGAAGAAGTAGGAAAAGAATTTAATGTAACAAGAGAAAGAATAAGACAGATAGAAGCAAAAGCATTACGAAAGCTCAGACATCCTTCAAGAAGTAAAAAGTTAAAGGATTATTTAGATTAG
- the thyX gene encoding FAD-dependent thymidylate synthase encodes MKIIKPEVILEDEVNQDKILKKLERIGRVCYKSENRINDDSAEKFIKAIIKRGHESVIEHISISMRVICDRGVTHEIVRHRVASYSQESTRYCNYSSDKFGGEMKFIKPCFFNENDENYKLWMQSMENVESTYNKMIENGATAQEARSILPNSIKTEIVMTMNLREWRHFFRLRSDKAAHPQMREVSDMILKVFKEKLPILFDDITYSEE; translated from the coding sequence ATGAAAATTATAAAACCAGAAGTTATTCTTGAAGATGAAGTAAATCAAGATAAAATTTTAAAGAAACTTGAGAGAATAGGAAGAGTATGTTATAAAAGTGAAAACAGAATAAATGATGATTCTGCAGAAAAATTTATTAAAGCAATAATAAAAAGAGGACATGAATCAGTTATAGAACATATAAGTATTTCTATGAGAGTTATATGTGATAGAGGTGTTACTCATGAAATAGTAAGACATAGAGTGGCAAGCTATAGCCAGGAAAGTACAAGATATTGTAATTATTCAAGTGATAAATTTGGCGGAGAAATGAAATTTATAAAGCCATGTTTTTTTAATGAAAATGATGAAAATTACAAATTATGGATGCAAAGCATGGAAAATGTAGAAAGTACATACAATAAAATGATTGAAAATGGAGCAACTGCTCAAGAAGCAAGAAGTATTCTTCCAAATTCTATAAAGACTGAAATTGTTATGACAATGAATTTAAGAGAATGGAGACATTTTTTCAGGTTAAGATCTGACAAAGCTGCACATCCTCAAATGAGAGAAGTATCTGATATGATTTTAAAAGTATTTAAAGAGAAACTTCCAATTTTATTTGATGATATAACTTATTCAGAAGAATAA
- the tgt gene encoding tRNA guanosine(34) transglycosylase Tgt, protein MSKNYTLLKKDKNARRGRLVTPHGVIETPVFMNVGTQAAIKGAVSSVDLKEIECQVELSNTYHLHLRPSDKVIYKLGGLHKFMNWDRPILTDSGGFQVFSLASMRKIKEEGVYFRSHIDGRKIFMGPEESMQIQSNLASTIAMAFDECIENPSPRDYVIRSVQRTTRWLERCKIEMDRLNSLDTTINKNQMLFGINQGGTYADIRVKHAKEIAKMDLDGYAIGGLAVGESHEEMYRIIEEVVPNLPEDKPIYLMGVGIPENILEAVERGVDFFDCVLPARNGRHGNVYTSKGKLNLMNAKFELDSRPIDEKCNCPACRNYSRAYIRHLFKAKEMLAMRLCVLHNLYFYNNMMKEIRDAIDNGTFSDYKAECLENWHRGE, encoded by the coding sequence ATGAGTAAGAACTATACTTTGCTAAAGAAAGATAAAAATGCAAGACGAGGAAGACTTGTAACACCACATGGAGTTATTGAAACACCAGTATTTATGAATGTTGGTACACAAGCTGCAATAAAAGGAGCAGTATCATCAGTTGATTTAAAAGAAATAGAATGTCAAGTTGAACTTTCAAATACATATCATCTTCATTTAAGACCATCTGATAAAGTTATATATAAACTTGGTGGACTTCATAAATTTATGAACTGGGATAGACCAATACTAACAGATTCGGGTGGATTTCAAGTCTTTTCATTAGCAAGCATGAGAAAAATAAAAGAAGAGGGAGTATATTTTCGCTCACATATAGATGGAAGAAAGATATTTATGGGACCTGAAGAATCTATGCAGATTCAGAGTAATCTTGCATCAACAATTGCTATGGCATTTGATGAATGTATAGAAAATCCATCACCAAGAGATTACGTTATAAGATCTGTTCAAAGAACAACAAGATGGCTTGAAAGATGTAAAATTGAAATGGATAGGCTTAATTCTCTTGATACGACAATTAACAAAAATCAAATGTTATTTGGTATAAATCAAGGTGGTACTTATGCAGATATAAGAGTAAAGCATGCAAAAGAAATAGCAAAAATGGATCTTGATGGATATGCTATAGGAGGACTTGCGGTAGGCGAAAGTCATGAAGAAATGTATAGAATAATAGAAGAAGTTGTGCCAAATCTTCCTGAAGATAAGCCTATATATCTTATGGGAGTAGGAATCCCTGAAAATATACTAGAAGCTGTAGAAAGAGGAGTAGATTTCTTTGATTGTGTTCTTCCTGCACGTAATGGAAGACATGGAAATGTATATACAAGTAAGGGAAAACTAAATCTTATGAACGCTAAGTTTGAACTTGATTCAAGACCAATAGATGAGAAATGTAACTGCCCAGCATGCAGAAATTATTCACGAGCATATATAAGACATTTATTTAAAGCAAAAGAAATGCTTGCAATGAGATTATGTGTTCTTCATAATTTATATTTTTATAATAATATGATGAAAGAAATTAGAGATGCTATTGATAATGGAACATTCTCTGATTATAAAGCAGAATGCCTTGAAAACTGGCATAGAGGAGAATAG
- the ruvB gene encoding Holliday junction branch migration DNA helicase RuvB, whose translation MERIITPDCISEDSSEFSLRPQRINEYIGQKKVKKRLKIFIEAAKQRKEALDHVLLYGAPGLGKTTMANIIANEMGGNLKVTSGPAIERAGDLAAILTTLKDYDVLFIDEIHRLNRSVEEILYPAMEDYVLDLVIGKGAQAKSIRLDLPKFTLIGATTRVGMLTAPLRDRFGVLCSMEYYTDDELEEIVIRSSSVLDVKITKESALEIARRSRGTPRIANRLLKRVRDYSEVNGSDIISLKESKAALELLEIDDEGLDKVDNKILSAIIDNFNGGPVGIETLSYFIGEELGTIEDVYEPYLLQKGYILRTPRGRAATKKAYEHLKKPYDKK comes from the coding sequence TTGGAGAGAATAATAACTCCGGATTGTATAAGTGAAGATAGTTCAGAGTTTAGTTTAAGACCTCAGAGAATTAATGAGTATATAGGTCAAAAAAAAGTTAAAAAAAGACTTAAAATATTCATAGAGGCTGCAAAACAGAGAAAAGAAGCTCTTGATCATGTGCTTTTATATGGTGCCCCAGGACTTGGAAAGACTACAATGGCTAATATAATAGCAAATGAAATGGGTGGAAATCTAAAAGTCACTTCAGGACCTGCTATAGAACGTGCAGGAGATCTTGCTGCTATTTTAACTACGCTTAAAGATTATGATGTGCTTTTCATTGATGAAATTCATAGATTAAATAGAAGCGTTGAAGAAATTTTATATCCTGCAATGGAAGATTATGTTCTTGATCTTGTAATTGGAAAAGGAGCTCAGGCAAAATCTATAAGGCTTGATCTTCCTAAATTTACACTAATAGGTGCAACAACAAGAGTTGGTATGCTTACAGCTCCATTAAGAGATAGATTTGGAGTGCTTTGTTCTATGGAATATTACACAGATGATGAGTTAGAAGAAATAGTAATTAGAAGTTCATCTGTTCTTGATGTTAAAATTACAAAGGAATCGGCACTTGAAATTGCACGAAGATCGCGAGGAACACCAAGAATAGCAAACAGGCTATTAAAAAGAGTACGTGATTATTCAGAGGTAAATGGTAGTGACATAATATCCCTTAAGGAGTCTAAAGCTGCACTTGAACTTTTAGAAATAGATGATGAAGGTCTTGATAAAGTTGATAATAAAATTTTAAGTGCAATAATTGATAATTTTAACGGGGGACCTGTGGGAATAGAAACACTTTCATATTTCATTGGTGAAGAACTTGGAACAATAGAAGATGTATATGAACCATATCTTCTCCAAAAAGGATATATACTTAGAACTCCGAGAGGTAGAGCTGCAACTAAAAAGGCATATGAACATTTAAAAAAGCCTTATGATAAAAAGTGA